One Thermodesulfatator atlanticus DSM 21156 DNA window includes the following coding sequences:
- a CDS encoding DUF2934 domain-containing protein → MKKERILKKDWPEFLKKFNAEHQFRPVCVLVGGHEVCRDMPFLGLVYEAKKKDVEVIVGGVDVEHTEHLVHTLRSPRAIYVLRENGEVKGIEVQSAKEDNLVVEFIGPPEEAQRMKKELIEKIAYELYLRRGKEPGKALDDWLEAERIVEKASKMYI, encoded by the coding sequence ATGAAAAAAGAAAGAATCCTCAAGAAAGACTGGCCGGAATTCTTAAAAAAGTTTAACGCCGAGCATCAATTTCGACCTGTTTGCGTGTTGGTGGGTGGCCATGAGGTATGTCGCGATATGCCTTTTCTTGGCCTGGTTTACGAAGCCAAGAAAAAAGACGTTGAAGTAATCGTTGGCGGTGTTGATGTTGAACATACCGAACATCTTGTTCATACTTTACGCTCTCCCAGGGCGATATACGTCCTGCGCGAAAATGGTGAAGTAAAGGGCATAGAGGTTCAATCAGCCAAAGAAGATAATCTCGTGGTTGAGTTTATCGGTCCTCCAGAAGAAGCACAACGTATGAAAAAAGAACTTATCGAAAAAATTGCTTATGAGCTTTATCTCAGGCGAGGCAAAGAACCTGGTAAAGCCTTAGACGACTGGCTTGAAGCCGAACGCATTGTAGAAAAGGCTTCCAAAATGTATATTTAG
- the trpD gene encoding anthranilate phosphoribosyltransferase → MSKLKEALIKVSEGKDLSPNETEAAFAEIVTGDFDERVLAGLLVGLKVKGETWEEIAAVARTLRKAALKVPHNVPPEEPLVDTCGTGGDRKGTFNVSTAAAFVVAAAGIKVAKHGNRSVSSKCGSADVLEALGVKIDMPPEMAAECLSSCGICFLFAPLYHPAMKNVAPVRKALSLRTIFNLVGPLLNPAGANTQVLGVSDFRLTEKMAFALDALGSKRALVVFGEGGYDEFVVTGSTKVSELREGRITTYYVDPPDVGLELCEEPEELLGGDAEENARIIREILLGKETGPKRDMVALNAGAAIYAAEAVIDLKAGVKKALEILSAGKAIDKLEELVAFSQRHTQ, encoded by the coding sequence ATGTCCAAATTAAAAGAAGCACTTATCAAAGTTTCTGAAGGAAAAGACCTAAGCCCTAACGAGACCGAAGCCGCTTTTGCAGAGATTGTTACGGGAGATTTTGACGAAAGAGTCCTTGCTGGGCTCTTGGTGGGGCTTAAGGTAAAAGGCGAAACCTGGGAAGAGATTGCAGCAGTTGCCCGTACACTTCGTAAGGCAGCCCTTAAAGTGCCGCACAACGTTCCTCCAGAAGAACCCCTGGTTGACACCTGCGGCACAGGAGGAGACCGTAAGGGCACGTTCAATGTCTCCACAGCAGCGGCTTTTGTGGTTGCAGCTGCGGGCATCAAAGTTGCCAAACACGGTAATCGTTCTGTTTCCAGCAAATGCGGCAGTGCCGATGTCTTAGAGGCCCTGGGAGTCAAGATTGACATGCCCCCTGAAATGGCGGCAGAGTGTCTTTCCTCCTGCGGGATATGTTTTCTTTTTGCGCCTCTTTATCACCCGGCGATGAAAAACGTGGCCCCGGTGCGTAAGGCCCTTTCTTTGCGTACTATTTTTAATCTCGTGGGGCCGCTTCTTAATCCTGCGGGAGCAAATACCCAGGTGCTTGGGGTGTCTGACTTTCGCCTTACGGAAAAAATGGCTTTTGCCTTGGATGCCCTTGGTTCTAAAAGGGCTTTGGTTGTTTTTGGTGAGGGCGGCTACGACGAGTTCGTGGTCACAGGTTCAACCAAAGTTTCTGAGCTAAGAGAAGGCCGTATCACCACTTACTATGTTGATCCACCTGATGTTGGCCTTGAGCTTTGTGAAGAACCAGAGGAACTGCTTGGCGGGGACGCTGAAGAAAACGCTCGCATTATTAGAGAGATTCTTTTAGGAAAAGAAACTGGCCCAAAGCGCGACATGGTGGCGCTTAATGCAGGGGCAGCTATTTATGCGGCTGAAGCAGTTATAGACCTTAAGGCTGGTGTTAAAAAGGCCTTGGAGATACTGTCGGCTGGCAAGGCCATAGACAAGCTTGAAGAGCTGGTGGCTTTCAGCCAGCGCCATACCCAATAG